In one window of Constrictibacter sp. MBR-5 DNA:
- a CDS encoding CoA-acylating methylmalonate-semialdehyde dehydrogenase has protein sequence MPETLHHFVNGARTAGASGQFGDVFDPATGEVTKRVPMASASDMAAAIAAAEAAFPAWAAQTPLRRARVMFRFKDLLERHVEELIDLVVSEHGKVREDARGSITRGIEVVEFACGIPHLLKGEFSENVGTSIDSWSMRQPLGVCGAIAPFNFPVMVPLWTIPVALACGNTFVMKPSEKVPSAMLRIAELAKEAGVPDGVLNVVNGGREAVDALLSDPRVASISFVGSEPVARYVYTTGTAHGKRVQALAGAKNHMVVMPDADLDLAVDGLMGAAYGSAGERCMAVSVAVAVGGAGDALIDRLVPRVQGLKVGPGGDPASEMGPLVTREHRDKVSAYVDEGVREGAKLVVDGRGLKLQGYEGGNWLGGCLFDDVTPEMKIYREEIFGPVLSVVRVPDFETALNLTNAHKFGNGAAIFTRDGDAAREFSSRVAAGMVGVNVPIPVPMAFHSFGGWKASLYGDLHVHGPDGVRFFTKLKTVSSRWPTGIRSGAEFNMPVSR, from the coding sequence ATGCCCGAGACACTCCACCACTTCGTCAACGGTGCCCGGACGGCGGGTGCTTCCGGGCAGTTCGGCGACGTTTTCGACCCCGCCACCGGCGAGGTGACGAAGCGGGTGCCGATGGCGTCGGCGTCGGACATGGCGGCCGCCATCGCGGCGGCCGAGGCGGCGTTTCCGGCGTGGGCGGCGCAGACGCCGCTGCGCCGGGCGCGGGTCATGTTCAGGTTCAAGGACCTGCTGGAGCGGCATGTCGAGGAACTGATCGACCTGGTCGTGTCCGAGCACGGCAAGGTGCGCGAGGACGCGCGCGGCTCGATCACCCGCGGCATCGAGGTGGTCGAGTTCGCCTGCGGCATCCCGCATTTGCTGAAGGGCGAGTTCAGCGAGAATGTCGGGACATCCATCGACAGCTGGTCGATGCGCCAGCCGCTGGGCGTCTGCGGCGCCATCGCGCCCTTCAACTTCCCCGTCATGGTGCCGCTCTGGACCATCCCGGTGGCGCTCGCCTGCGGCAACACCTTCGTGATGAAGCCGTCGGAGAAGGTGCCGTCGGCCATGCTGCGCATCGCCGAGCTGGCCAAGGAGGCGGGCGTGCCCGACGGGGTGCTGAACGTCGTCAACGGCGGCCGCGAGGCGGTCGACGCGCTGCTCTCCGACCCGCGCGTCGCCTCGATCAGCTTCGTCGGCTCCGAACCCGTCGCGCGCTACGTCTACACGACCGGCACGGCGCACGGTAAGCGCGTCCAGGCGCTGGCCGGCGCCAAGAACCACATGGTCGTGATGCCCGACGCCGACCTCGACCTCGCCGTCGACGGGCTGATGGGTGCGGCCTACGGCTCGGCCGGCGAGCGCTGCATGGCCGTCTCGGTGGCGGTCGCCGTCGGCGGCGCCGGCGATGCGCTGATCGACCGGCTGGTGCCGCGCGTCCAGGGGCTGAAAGTCGGTCCGGGCGGCGATCCGGCCTCCGAGATGGGGCCGCTCGTGACGCGCGAGCATCGCGACAAGGTGTCGGCCTATGTCGACGAGGGCGTGCGCGAGGGTGCGAAGCTGGTGGTCGACGGCCGGGGCCTGAAGCTCCAGGGCTACGAGGGCGGCAACTGGCTCGGCGGCTGCCTGTTCGACGACGTGACGCCGGAGATGAAGATCTACCGCGAGGAGATCTTCGGCCCCGTCCTCTCGGTGGTCCGCGTGCCGGACTTCGAGACGGCGCTGAACCTGACCAACGCGCACAAGTTCGGCAACGGTGCGGCCATCTTCACCCGCGACGGCGACGCCGCGCGCGAATTCTCCAGCCGCGTCGCCGCCGGCATGGTCGGCGTCAACGTGCCGATCCCGGTACCGATGGCCTTCCACAGCTTCGGCGGCTGGAAGGCCTCGCTCTACGGCGACCTGCACGTGCACGGGCCGGACGGCGTGCGCTTCTTCACCAAGCTGAAGACCGTCAGCTCGCGCTGGCCGACCGGCATCCGCAGTGGTGCGGAGTTCAACATGCCGGTGTCGCGGTAG
- a CDS encoding pentapeptide repeat-containing protein has product MAIVVTGTARTPPQAISAADLAAAVDKHRAWLLALSATGTPPPGPVQLRGLDLRGVQLPGADLRWANLSRAIAAQVDLCDARLSHTYFFRADLDGALLRKANLSKAVLICANLEKADLSGACLRKADLEEANCRKAQMGGADLHKANMEAACFAKVILDGARLTQVYFVGGDFEKASLIGADLTGADLRRTNLRRADLTRAVLKDARLEAARLYQARLDGAKCTGADFGRAVCIGASMRNVDLAGANLRGAEFSGVDLEGAILTGAVLAEADLHDVNLHGAHLDGADLRRVDLRLVRGLTASQLERAVTDETTRLPASA; this is encoded by the coding sequence ATGGCCATCGTCGTTACCGGGACCGCTCGCACGCCGCCCCAGGCGATCAGTGCCGCTGACCTCGCGGCAGCGGTCGACAAGCATCGCGCCTGGCTTCTAGCGCTGTCGGCAACCGGGACGCCGCCGCCAGGACCGGTGCAGCTCCGGGGGCTGGATCTCCGCGGTGTCCAGCTTCCGGGGGCCGACCTCCGCTGGGCCAATCTGAGCCGCGCCATCGCAGCCCAGGTTGACCTGTGCGATGCGCGGCTCTCCCACACCTATTTCTTCAGGGCGGATCTGGACGGGGCCCTCCTGCGCAAGGCCAACCTGTCCAAGGCCGTGCTGATCTGCGCGAACCTGGAGAAGGCCGACCTGTCCGGCGCCTGTCTGCGCAAGGCCGACCTGGAGGAGGCCAACTGCCGCAAGGCGCAGATGGGTGGCGCCGACCTGCATAAGGCCAATATGGAAGCCGCCTGCTTCGCCAAGGTGATCCTCGACGGCGCGCGCCTCACGCAGGTCTATTTCGTCGGCGGCGACTTCGAGAAGGCGAGCCTGATCGGCGCCGACCTGACGGGCGCCGACCTCCGGCGCACCAATCTGCGCCGCGCCGACCTGACGCGTGCCGTCCTGAAGGACGCGCGGCTCGAGGCGGCGCGCCTGTATCAGGCGCGGCTCGACGGCGCCAAGTGCACCGGCGCCGATTTCGGCCGGGCGGTCTGCATCGGCGCCAGCATGAGGAACGTCGATCTCGCCGGTGCCAACCTGCGCGGCGCTGAGTTCTCGGGCGTCGACCTGGAGGGTGCGATCCTGACCGGCGCGGTGCTGGCCGAGGCCGACCTGCACGACGTCAACCTGCACGGCGCGCATCTCGACGGCGCCGACCTGCGCCGGGTCGACCTGCGGCTCGTCCGCGGCCTGACCGCGTCGCAGCTGGAGCGCGCCGTGACCGACGAGACGACGCGTTTGCCGGCCTCCGCCTGA
- a CDS encoding anhydro-N-acetylmuramic acid kinase produces MEVTGTTGRTMRAIGLMSGTSMDGIDVALLETDGERVQAFGPRTTLPYAPGLRAALGDLVGDAQRAEHDPAGDLVAALTDAHADAVRGLLAESGVAAADVDVIGFHGHTVLHRPERRLTRQIGDGARLAAATGVDVVCDLRAADVAAGGQGAPLAPLFHRALAAGLVQPLAVLNLGGVGNVTWLDGARVVAFDTGPGNALIDDWVRRHTGEACDRDGRLAAAGTAQARPLQRLLDNGYFGRPPPKSLDRNDFSGDAVFGLSVEDGAATLTAFTVASVARALRHLPAPPKRWLVTGGGRHNPVLMQMLADDLAVPVDPVEAVGWDGDAIEAQAFAFLAVRSLRGLPLSLPSTTGVPAPTTGGVLHRAPR; encoded by the coding sequence ATGGAGGTGACGGGGACGACGGGACGAACCATGCGCGCGATCGGGTTGATGAGCGGCACGTCGATGGACGGCATCGACGTGGCGCTGCTGGAGACGGACGGCGAGCGGGTGCAGGCGTTCGGGCCGCGCACCACCCTGCCCTACGCGCCCGGCCTGCGCGCCGCACTCGGCGATCTGGTCGGCGACGCGCAGCGCGCCGAGCACGACCCGGCGGGGGATCTGGTCGCGGCCCTGACCGACGCCCATGCCGACGCGGTGCGGGGCCTGCTGGCCGAGAGCGGCGTGGCGGCGGCGGATGTCGACGTGATCGGCTTCCACGGCCATACGGTGCTGCACCGGCCGGAGCGGCGCCTGACGCGCCAGATCGGCGACGGCGCGCGGCTGGCCGCCGCGACCGGCGTCGACGTGGTCTGCGACCTGCGCGCCGCCGACGTCGCGGCGGGCGGCCAGGGCGCGCCGCTGGCGCCGCTGTTCCACCGGGCGCTGGCGGCCGGACTGGTGCAGCCGCTGGCCGTGCTGAACCTGGGCGGCGTCGGCAACGTCACCTGGCTCGACGGCGCGCGGGTGGTCGCCTTCGACACCGGCCCGGGCAACGCGCTGATCGACGACTGGGTGCGGCGGCACACGGGCGAGGCCTGCGACCGCGACGGCCGGCTCGCGGCGGCCGGCACGGCCCAGGCGCGCCCGCTGCAGCGGCTGCTCGACAACGGTTATTTCGGCCGCCCCCCGCCCAAGTCGCTCGACCGCAACGACTTCTCCGGCGACGCCGTCTTCGGCCTGAGCGTCGAGGATGGTGCGGCCACCCTGACCGCCTTCACGGTCGCCAGCGTCGCGCGCGCCCTGCGCCACCTGCCCGCCCCGCCGAAGCGCTGGCTGGTCACCGGCGGCGGGCGGCACAACCCGGTCCTGATGCAGATGCTCGCCGACGACCTCGCCGTCCCGGTCGATCCGGTCGAGGCCGTCGGCTGGGACGGCGACGCGATCGAGGCCCAGGCCTTCGCCTTCCTCGCCGTCCGCTCCCTGCGCGGCCTGCCGCTCAGCCTGCCGTCGACGACCGGTGTGCCGGCGCCGACGACGGGCGGCGTGCTGCACCGGGCGCCGCGATAG
- the selD gene encoding selenide, water dikinase SelD: MRKPDVPVLKDLVLVGGGHAHVAVLRRFGMKPLPGVRITVICREVHTPYSGMLPGMIAGHYGFDDAHIDLGPLCRFAGARLYRDEAVGLDRAAGRVLCAGRPPVRYDLVSLDIGSTPDLGVPGAAEHAIPVKPIGRFLEKWAGLVTRVQASAGPFRVAVVGGGAGGVELLLSVRHRLRALLAQGDDPDRLGFALFAGTGGIVPTHPAGARQRLGRILAERDVAVHDRAVTAVAADAVTTDDGTAHPVDAALWVTAAAAAPWLRETGLALDDRGFVQVDETLRSVSDARLFAVGDIAAMVAHPRPKSGVFAVRQGRPLADNLRRAFEGHGLRRYRPQRAFLGIVGTGDRHAVAFRRGWLRDGWSVEGGWVWHWKDRIDRRFMRRFAALPAMEQPEPPVPAVADAAARAMLAEAAMRCGGCGAKVGANLLARTLSGLKPVVRDDVLVGLDAPDDAAVIAVPPGKVLVQTVDHFRAILDDPYLFGRIAANHALGDVYAMGAEPQSALAIVTVPYGPEAQVEEQLFQLMSGAARTLEEAGCTLAGGHTGEGAEMALGFAVNGLADPARLMRKSGLRPGDALILTKPLGTGTLFAAEMRGRAKRRWIEAAIAAMLRPNREAAAILQAHGATACTDVTGFGLLGHLLEMTKASGVGATLRLDALPVLDGAEETAGQGLLSSLHTANARAESGLTDPATARRHSRYLLLFDPQTAGGLLAGVPAEQAEACVAALRRAGYEMTATLGVVGEATGVELT, translated from the coding sequence GTGCGGAAACCTGACGTACCGGTCCTGAAAGATCTCGTCCTGGTCGGCGGCGGCCACGCGCATGTCGCCGTGCTGCGCCGCTTCGGCATGAAGCCGCTGCCCGGCGTGCGGATCACCGTCATCTGCCGCGAGGTGCACACGCCCTATTCCGGCATGCTGCCCGGCATGATCGCCGGCCATTACGGCTTCGACGACGCGCATATCGACCTGGGGCCCCTCTGCCGCTTCGCCGGCGCGCGGCTCTATCGCGACGAGGCGGTGGGCCTCGACCGCGCCGCGGGCCGGGTGCTCTGCGCCGGGCGCCCGCCGGTACGCTACGACCTCGTCTCGCTCGACATCGGCTCGACCCCCGACCTCGGCGTGCCCGGTGCGGCCGAGCACGCCATCCCGGTGAAGCCGATCGGCCGCTTCCTCGAGAAATGGGCGGGGCTGGTCACGCGGGTGCAGGCGAGCGCCGGGCCGTTCCGCGTGGCCGTAGTCGGCGGCGGTGCCGGCGGGGTCGAACTGCTGCTGTCGGTGCGCCACCGCCTGCGCGCGCTGCTGGCGCAGGGCGACGACCCGGACCGGCTCGGCTTCGCGCTCTTCGCCGGGACCGGCGGCATCGTGCCGACCCATCCCGCCGGTGCGCGGCAACGGCTCGGCCGAATTCTTGCCGAGCGGGACGTGGCCGTTCACGACAGAGCGGTTACCGCAGTGGCCGCCGACGCGGTGACGACCGACGACGGCACGGCCCATCCGGTCGACGCCGCACTCTGGGTGACGGCCGCCGCCGCCGCTCCGTGGCTGCGCGAGACCGGGCTCGCCCTCGACGACCGCGGCTTCGTCCAGGTCGACGAGACCCTGCGCTCCGTCTCCGACGCACGCCTCTTCGCCGTCGGCGACATCGCCGCCATGGTGGCGCATCCGCGGCCGAAGTCCGGCGTATTCGCGGTCCGCCAGGGCCGGCCGCTGGCCGACAATCTGCGCCGTGCTTTCGAGGGCCACGGCCTGCGCCGCTACCGGCCGCAGCGTGCCTTCCTCGGCATCGTCGGCACCGGCGACCGGCATGCGGTGGCCTTCCGGCGCGGTTGGTTGCGCGACGGCTGGTCGGTGGAGGGCGGCTGGGTCTGGCATTGGAAAGACCGGATCGACCGCCGCTTCATGCGCCGTTTCGCCGCCCTGCCGGCAATGGAACAGCCGGAGCCGCCGGTGCCCGCCGTCGCCGACGCCGCCGCCCGGGCGATGCTGGCCGAAGCCGCCATGCGCTGCGGCGGCTGCGGTGCCAAGGTCGGTGCCAACCTGCTGGCGCGCACCCTGAGTGGGCTGAAGCCGGTCGTTCGCGACGACGTGCTGGTCGGGCTCGATGCGCCCGACGATGCGGCGGTGATCGCGGTGCCGCCGGGCAAGGTGCTGGTCCAGACGGTGGACCATTTCCGCGCCATCCTGGACGACCCCTACCTGTTCGGCCGGATCGCCGCCAACCATGCGCTGGGCGACGTCTACGCCATGGGCGCCGAGCCGCAGTCGGCCCTGGCGATCGTCACCGTGCCCTACGGTCCCGAGGCGCAGGTCGAGGAGCAGCTGTTCCAGCTCATGTCCGGTGCCGCCCGCACCCTGGAGGAGGCCGGCTGCACGCTGGCGGGCGGCCACACGGGCGAGGGCGCGGAGATGGCCCTGGGGTTCGCCGTCAACGGCCTCGCCGACCCGGCCCGCCTGATGCGCAAGTCCGGCCTGCGCCCCGGCGACGCGCTGATCCTGACCAAGCCGCTCGGCACCGGCACCCTGTTCGCCGCGGAGATGCGGGGCCGCGCGAAGCGCCGCTGGATCGAAGCCGCCATCGCCGCGATGCTCCGGCCCAACCGCGAAGCCGCCGCCATCCTGCAGGCGCACGGCGCGACGGCCTGCACCGACGTGACCGGCTTCGGCCTGCTCGGCCACCTGCTGGAGATGACCAAGGCCTCCGGCGTCGGTGCGACGCTCCGGCTCGACGCCTTGCCGGTGCTGGACGGCGCGGAGGAGACGGCGGGGCAGGGGCTGCTGAGTTCCCTGCACACGGCGAATGCGCGGGCGGAGAGCGGCCTGACCGATCCCGCCACTGCCCGGCGACACTCGCGCTACCTGCTGCTGTTCGACCCGCAGACGGCGGGCGGGCTGCTCGCGGGGGTGCCGGCGGAGCAGGCGGAGGCGTGCGTCGCGGCGCTGAGGCGGGCGGGTTACGAGATGACGGCCACGCTTGGGGTGGTCGGCGAAGCGACGGGCGTCGAGTTGACCTGA
- a CDS encoding aspartate aminotransferase family protein produces MDTAGNSAASRDKAYLMHPMTNLKRHLEIEPTVVTGGKGIYVYDDTGKEYIEGLAGLWCTSLGFGEERLVEAAARQMRQLPYYHQFRGMGHHVGIDLAEKLLSIAPAGMSKVFFANSGSEANDTILKLIWYYNNALGRPQKKKVIARIKGYHGTTLAAASLSGLPHMHKAFDLPMPGILHTDCPHYYRFGKDGESEEEFATRMADSLEKMILEEGPDTVAAFFAEPIMGAGGVITPPKTYFEKVQAVLKKYDVLFVADEVICGFGRTGKMFATETYDLKPDFMTVAKALSSAYLPISGVMMSQEVFDGISKQSGEVGVLGHGFTYSGHPAAAAVALETLKIYEERDILGHIASISGRLQDGMRKFAGHPLVGEVRGIGLIGAIELVKDKATHESFDPKDGIGAFCQDRAQEHGLITRGMGDSLAFCPPLIITAAEIDEMLSRFGKALDDTAAMVDQKKLAKVA; encoded by the coding sequence GTGGATACGGCAGGCAATTCCGCGGCGAGCCGCGACAAGGCATACCTGATGCACCCGATGACGAACCTGAAGCGTCATCTGGAGATCGAGCCGACCGTGGTGACCGGCGGCAAGGGCATCTACGTCTACGACGACACCGGCAAGGAATATATCGAGGGCCTCGCCGGCCTCTGGTGCACCTCGCTCGGTTTCGGCGAGGAGCGGCTGGTCGAGGCCGCCGCGCGCCAGATGCGCCAGCTGCCCTACTATCACCAGTTCCGCGGCATGGGGCACCATGTCGGCATCGACCTCGCCGAGAAGCTGCTGTCGATCGCGCCCGCAGGCATGTCGAAGGTCTTCTTCGCCAATTCGGGTTCCGAGGCGAACGACACGATCCTGAAGCTGATCTGGTACTACAACAACGCGCTCGGCCGGCCGCAGAAGAAGAAGGTCATCGCGCGGATCAAGGGCTATCACGGCACGACGCTGGCCGCGGCCAGCCTCTCCGGCCTGCCGCACATGCACAAGGCCTTCGACCTGCCGATGCCGGGCATCCTCCACACCGACTGCCCGCACTATTACCGCTTCGGCAAGGACGGCGAGAGCGAGGAAGAGTTCGCCACGCGCATGGCGGACAGCCTGGAGAAGATGATCCTGGAGGAGGGGCCGGACACGGTCGCCGCCTTTTTCGCCGAGCCGATCATGGGTGCCGGCGGCGTCATCACCCCGCCGAAGACCTATTTCGAGAAGGTCCAGGCGGTCCTGAAGAAGTACGACGTGCTCTTCGTCGCCGACGAGGTGATCTGCGGCTTCGGCCGGACGGGCAAGATGTTCGCCACCGAGACCTACGACCTGAAGCCGGACTTCATGACGGTCGCGAAGGCGCTCTCGTCGGCCTACCTGCCGATTTCCGGCGTGATGATGAGCCAGGAGGTGTTCGACGGCATCTCCAAACAGTCGGGCGAGGTCGGCGTACTCGGCCACGGCTTCACCTACAGCGGCCATCCGGCCGCCGCGGCGGTGGCGCTGGAGACGCTGAAGATCTACGAGGAGCGCGACATCCTCGGCCACATCGCCTCGATCTCCGGCCGCCTGCAGGACGGCATGCGCAAGTTCGCCGGCCATCCGCTGGTCGGCGAGGTACGCGGCATCGGCCTGATCGGCGCGATCGAACTGGTCAAGGACAAGGCGACGCACGAGTCGTTCGACCCGAAGGACGGCATCGGCGCCTTCTGCCAGGACCGGGCGCAGGAGCACGGCCTGATCACCCGCGGCATGGGCGACAGCCTCGCCTTCTGCCCGCCGCTGATCATCACCGCGGCCGAGATCGACGAGATGCTGAGCCGCTTCGGCAAGGCCCTCGACGACACCGCCGCCATGGTCGACCAGAAGAAGCTCGCCAAGGTCGCTTGA
- a CDS encoding restriction endonuclease, translating into MAIPDYQTLMLPVLRLAAERERRVGDVVDQIADGFHLTAQEREAMLPSGRQRILHNRIHWAKFYMSKAGLLTAPGRGRFIATDAGKTLLAQNPERIDVNRLLDYPDFRAFYKGSGQAVAPSVPPTDDPSPSRLDGDTPEEQIEAAYQAVQSALRTELLERIAQNSPAFFEQVIVALLVAMGYGGSHRNAAAQLGRSGDGGVDGVINEDRLGLDRVYVQAKRYASGNTVGRPDVQAFVGSLVGLGATKGVFVTTSSFSPQAVDFVRHLSQRVILIEGQRLADLMIEHGVGVRLSRAIEFKRLDEDFFAEEL; encoded by the coding sequence GTGGCAATTCCGGACTACCAGACATTGATGCTGCCGGTGCTCAGGCTCGCTGCCGAACGGGAGCGCCGGGTGGGGGACGTCGTCGATCAGATCGCCGACGGGTTCCACCTGACGGCACAGGAGCGGGAGGCAATGCTCCCGAGTGGGCGGCAGCGAATTCTGCACAATCGGATTCACTGGGCCAAGTTCTACATGTCGAAGGCCGGTCTGCTGACGGCACCGGGGCGCGGGCGCTTCATCGCGACCGACGCGGGCAAGACACTTCTGGCGCAGAACCCCGAAAGGATCGACGTAAACCGGCTGCTCGACTATCCGGACTTCCGAGCCTTCTACAAGGGCAGCGGCCAGGCAGTCGCGCCTTCTGTTCCGCCGACGGACGATCCGTCGCCTTCCCGCCTCGACGGCGATACGCCCGAGGAGCAGATCGAGGCGGCCTATCAGGCGGTGCAGTCGGCGCTTCGAACGGAGCTGCTCGAACGGATCGCCCAGAACAGTCCCGCGTTCTTCGAGCAGGTCATCGTCGCTCTGCTCGTCGCCATGGGATATGGCGGATCGCACCGGAACGCCGCCGCCCAACTCGGACGTTCCGGGGATGGTGGTGTCGACGGCGTGATCAACGAGGATCGGCTCGGCCTCGACCGCGTCTACGTGCAGGCGAAGCGGTATGCGTCCGGCAATACGGTCGGTCGCCCCGACGTGCAGGCCTTTGTCGGCAGCCTCGTCGGGCTGGGTGCGACCAAGGGTGTCTTCGTCACGACGTCCTCGTTCAGTCCTCAGGCTGTCGACTTCGTCCGCCACCTCTCGCAGCGGGTGATCCTGATCGAAGGGCAGCGGCTGGCCGACCTGATGATCGAGCATGGCGTCGGCGTGCGATTGAGCCGCGCCATCGAGTTCAAGCGCCTGGACGAGGACTTCTTCGCCGAGGAGCTTTGA
- a CDS encoding alcohol dehydrogenase catalytic domain-containing protein, with amino-acid sequence MAREMRAAVFRGVGKPLAIAARDMPEAGPGELLLKVAYCGICGSDLHATDTESYGLALGATLGHEFSGEVVASGSADFRAGDRIAVNPIRACDDCASEGVCRDGLGALCPNSRFTGLFGPAPGGYAEYATVRAAQAIRLPDGVSLRDGALLEPLAVGAHAVAAAGPVEGSRVLVLGAGPIGVAVAIMARLDGAAHVAISEPAAGRRRRAAGAGVDPVLDPAAGDLARQFAAAAGRGPDVIFDCVGKSGLLQQCIELSGPRGRVVVVGVCMTEDRMIPRAALKKELAVRWVLAYTAEDFDRVVGHMRAGRIDGASLVSSVIGFADLPRVFEELRTPNDHLKVLIDPALPA; translated from the coding sequence ATGGCGCGAGAGATGAGGGCGGCGGTCTTCCGGGGCGTCGGCAAACCGCTCGCGATCGCCGCGCGGGACATGCCGGAAGCCGGGCCCGGCGAGCTGCTGCTGAAGGTCGCCTATTGCGGCATCTGCGGCTCCGACCTCCACGCGACCGACACCGAGAGCTACGGCCTCGCCCTCGGCGCCACCCTCGGCCACGAATTCTCCGGCGAGGTGGTCGCGTCGGGCTCGGCGGACTTCCGCGCCGGCGACCGGATCGCGGTCAACCCGATCCGCGCCTGCGACGACTGCGCGTCGGAGGGCGTATGCCGCGACGGCCTGGGCGCCCTCTGCCCGAACAGCCGCTTCACCGGCCTGTTCGGCCCGGCGCCGGGCGGCTATGCCGAATATGCGACGGTGCGCGCCGCGCAGGCGATCCGCCTGCCGGACGGCGTCTCGCTGCGCGACGGCGCCCTGCTGGAGCCACTCGCCGTGGGCGCGCACGCGGTCGCGGCGGCCGGACCGGTCGAGGGTAGCCGGGTCCTGGTCCTCGGCGCCGGGCCGATCGGCGTCGCCGTCGCGATCATGGCGCGGCTCGACGGTGCCGCCCATGTCGCCATCAGCGAGCCTGCCGCCGGACGCCGCCGGCGCGCCGCGGGTGCCGGCGTCGACCCGGTGCTCGACCCAGCCGCCGGCGACCTCGCGAGACAGTTCGCCGCCGCTGCCGGCCGCGGGCCGGACGTGATCTTCGACTGCGTCGGCAAGTCCGGCCTGCTGCAGCAGTGCATCGAGCTGTCGGGCCCGCGCGGCCGCGTGGTGGTGGTCGGCGTCTGCATGACCGAGGACCGGATGATCCCGCGCGCCGCGCTGAAGAAGGAACTCGCGGTGCGCTGGGTCCTGGCCTACACGGCCGAGGATTTCGACCGCGTGGTCGGCCATATGCGCGCCGGCCGCATCGACGGCGCCAGCCTCGTCTCGTCGGTCATCGGCTTCGCCGACCTGCCGCGCGTCTTCGAGGAGCTGCGCACGCCCAACGACCATCTGAAGGTGCTGATCGACCCGGCGCTGCCGGCCTGA
- a CDS encoding SDR family NAD(P)-dependent oxidoreductase, producing the protein MMTGRFDGKVAVVTGGASGIGLAIVRRFLLEGGQVALCDLDADRLRALEDEWGTDVLALQADVTREADVADLFERCAERFGAVHCAFAVAGASRPAHIVDMPEEDWDFTVDLCLKGVMFTVKHAARQMIAQGSADGAGGAIVTIASLNAHVPMHAGAAYASAKAGVEMLTKNAALELAEDGIRVNAILPGLVQTPLTRRHFENEQALAAFKERIPLGRAAQPEEIAGPALYLASDDASYVSGASLLVDGAWAVSGYPDTRPWRGRRKFGARD; encoded by the coding sequence ATGATGACGGGACGGTTCGACGGGAAGGTCGCCGTGGTCACCGGCGGGGCCTCCGGTATCGGCCTCGCGATCGTGCGCCGCTTCCTGCTGGAGGGCGGCCAGGTCGCGCTGTGCGACCTCGATGCCGACAGGCTGCGCGCCCTGGAGGACGAGTGGGGCACCGATGTCCTGGCGCTCCAGGCCGACGTCACGCGCGAGGCGGATGTCGCCGACCTGTTCGAGCGGTGCGCCGAGCGGTTCGGCGCCGTCCACTGCGCCTTCGCGGTCGCCGGCGCCTCGCGCCCGGCGCACATCGTCGACATGCCGGAAGAGGACTGGGACTTCACCGTCGACCTGTGCCTGAAGGGCGTGATGTTCACCGTCAAGCACGCCGCGCGGCAAATGATAGCCCAGGGCAGCGCCGACGGGGCCGGGGGCGCGATCGTCACCATCGCCTCGCTCAACGCCCACGTGCCGATGCACGCCGGGGCCGCCTATGCCAGCGCCAAGGCGGGCGTCGAGATGCTGACGAAGAACGCCGCCCTCGAACTGGCCGAGGACGGCATCCGCGTGAACGCGATCCTGCCCGGCCTCGTCCAGACGCCGCTGACCCGCCGCCACTTCGAGAACGAGCAGGCGCTCGCCGCCTTCAAGGAGCGCATCCCGCTCGGCCGCGCCGCCCAGCCCGAGGAGATCGCCGGACCCGCCCTCTACCTGGCGAGCGACGACGCCTCCTACGTCTCGGGCGCCAGCCTGCTGGTCGACGGCGCCTGGGCGGTCAGCGGCTATCCCGACACCCGCCCCTGGCGCGGCCGACGCAAATTCGGCGCTCGCGACTGA